From one Leptospira andrefontaineae genomic stretch:
- a CDS encoding ArsR/SmtB family transcription factor — translation MERVPNPKPVKLTEKEFTKISRALAEPRRFQLLQCIGSTKEPTACSSLNKSQDISPATLSHHIKELENAGLIETSKDGKFVNIILRRDVFKAYLDKLSQI, via the coding sequence ATGGAGAGAGTGCCGAACCCCAAACCCGTAAAACTAACGGAAAAGGAATTTACTAAAATTTCTAGGGCCCTTGCTGAGCCTAGGAGATTTCAACTTTTACAATGTATCGGCTCTACGAAAGAACCTACTGCTTGCAGCTCCTTGAATAAATCACAAGATATAAGCCCTGCTACCCTTTCCCATCATATTAAAGAATTAGAAAATGCAGGCCTGATAGAAACCTCTAAAGATGGCAAATTTGTAAATATCATTCTTAGAAGGGATGTATTTAAGGCCTATC